One genomic segment of Flagellimonas marinaquae includes these proteins:
- a CDS encoding NADP-dependent glyceraldehyde-3-phosphate dehydrogenase gives MATKAIPEAFQITEEIHQKTYLVNGELRKWDGATSSVISTISSTEDYAPTTLGSVPDMGETEALEALDSALAAYDRGQGLWPTMKVKDRIECMETFVKKMEQKREQVVKLLMWEIGKSKPDSYKEFDRTVEYIYDTIEDYKQLDRDCAKFQKHDGVYAHIRRGPLGVVLCLGPYNYPLNETFALLIPAIIMGNTTIFKPAKHGVLLITPLLEAFQSSFPKGVVNILFGRGRAVAAPIMQTGKVDVLALIGNSKSANALQEQHPKSNRLRLVLGLEAKNPAIVLPDAELDLTINECISGTLSFNGQRCTALKVVYVHDEVKDEFLKRFAEKVDGLKFGNPWDDGVNLTPLPEPDKPAYIQELLDDALAKGAKIINKKGGKHFDNYIWPAVLYPVTKDMRVYQEEQFGPIIPVLSFQDIEEPLDDMAESNYGQQVSLFGKDVYTLSPLIDTLANLVCRVNLNSSCQRGPDVYPFTGRKDSAQSTLSVHDALRSFSIRTFVAFKDNSLNNQTVEQLMEAKVSNFLSTDYIL, from the coding sequence ATGGCAACAAAAGCAATACCAGAAGCATTTCAGATTACTGAAGAAATTCATCAAAAAACATATTTGGTCAACGGGGAGTTGCGCAAATGGGACGGAGCAACCAGTTCCGTGATTTCCACGATATCCTCAACTGAGGATTATGCCCCAACTACTTTGGGAAGTGTGCCCGACATGGGGGAAACAGAAGCTTTGGAGGCTTTGGATTCGGCTTTAGCGGCATATGATAGGGGTCAAGGTCTCTGGCCTACCATGAAGGTAAAAGATCGAATTGAATGCATGGAAACCTTTGTGAAGAAAATGGAGCAGAAGCGCGAGCAAGTGGTTAAGCTTTTGATGTGGGAAATTGGTAAATCCAAGCCCGATTCTTATAAGGAGTTTGATCGTACCGTAGAGTATATTTACGATACTATTGAGGATTACAAACAATTGGATAGGGATTGTGCCAAATTCCAGAAACATGATGGGGTATACGCGCATATCCGAAGAGGGCCTCTTGGTGTGGTTTTATGTCTTGGGCCCTATAATTATCCCTTGAACGAAACTTTTGCTTTATTGATCCCAGCCATAATTATGGGGAATACCACCATTTTTAAGCCGGCAAAGCATGGGGTTTTATTGATCACGCCCCTTTTGGAGGCATTTCAGAGTAGTTTTCCCAAAGGAGTGGTAAATATACTTTTTGGTAGGGGCAGAGCCGTTGCGGCGCCCATAATGCAAACAGGCAAGGTAGATGTATTGGCACTGATAGGGAACAGCAAGTCGGCCAATGCTTTACAAGAGCAGCACCCTAAAAGCAATAGGTTGCGTTTGGTCTTGGGCTTGGAAGCCAAGAATCCGGCCATTGTACTTCCCGATGCCGAGTTGGATTTGACCATTAATGAGTGTATTTCGGGCACCTTGTCCTTCAATGGGCAGCGCTGTACCGCTCTAAAGGTAGTCTATGTCCACGATGAAGTAAAAGATGAGTTTTTAAAGCGATTTGCTGAAAAAGTAGATGGATTAAAATTCGGAAATCCTTGGGATGACGGTGTGAATCTGACCCCGCTTCCGGAACCCGATAAGCCTGCATATATTCAGGAATTGTTGGACGATGCCTTGGCAAAAGGAGCTAAAATCATCAACAAAAAAGGAGGAAAACATTTTGATAATTATATATGGCCAGCTGTATTATATCCAGTGACAAAAGATATGCGAGTGTACCAAGAAGAGCAGTTTGGGCCAATTATCCCAGTACTTTCGTTCCAAGATATTGAAGAGCCCTTGGACGATATGGCGGAATCCAACTATGGGCAACAGGTAAGCTTGTTCGGAAAGGATGTCTATACCCTTTCGCCACTTATCGATACGTTGGCAAACTTGGTGTGTCGTGTAAACCTGAACAGCTCTTGCCAACGTGGGCCAGATGTATATCCGTTTACAGGAAGAAAAGATTCTGCGCAATCTACATTAAGTGTTCACGATGCTTTGCGTTCGTTCTCCATCCGAACCTTTGTAGCATTTAAGGACAACAGCTTGAACAACCAGACCGTAGAACAATTAATGGAAGCCAAAGTGAGCAACTTTTTGAGTACGGACTATATTTTATAA
- the ilvA gene encoding threonine ammonia-lyase, with protein sequence MSKTVETYFPQIADIYQAAKTIAQVAEETPLQRSIRYSKVYGANIFLKREDLHRVRSYKIRGAYNKISSLSQKQLDSGVVCASAGNHAQGVAFACSHLQVKGTIYMPVVTPKQKIDQTKMFGGEWVDVVLEGDTFDDSKKAAEFFCKQKGKTFVHPFDDEKTIEGQATVGLEILQQSSEPIDYVFVAVGGGGLASGLCGTFQALSPSTKIIGVEPEGAPSMLESIEKGELVELENIDKFIDGAAVQKVGSLTYPICKEYLHKMVTVPEGKVCQTILDLYNRDAIVVEPAGALTIAALDYFKEEIRGKNVVCVVSGSNNDITRTAEIKERALLYAQLKHYFIVRFPQRPGALKEFVVNILGPDDDITHFEYSKKSSRENAPAIVGVELKSPDDLEPLIQRMKSNNFFGDYLNNKPDLFQYLV encoded by the coding sequence ATGAGCAAAACTGTGGAAACATATTTTCCGCAAATAGCGGATATTTACCAAGCAGCGAAGACCATTGCCCAAGTGGCGGAGGAAACGCCATTGCAACGAAGTATCCGCTATTCCAAAGTTTATGGGGCCAATATTTTTCTTAAACGCGAAGACCTTCACAGAGTACGCAGTTACAAAATCCGTGGTGCGTACAATAAAATTAGCTCCCTAAGTCAAAAACAACTGGATAGTGGTGTGGTCTGTGCCAGCGCAGGGAACCACGCTCAGGGCGTTGCCTTTGCCTGTAGTCATTTACAAGTAAAAGGGACTATTTATATGCCGGTAGTGACGCCAAAACAAAAAATAGACCAGACCAAGATGTTTGGAGGGGAGTGGGTAGATGTGGTCCTGGAAGGGGATACCTTTGACGATTCCAAAAAGGCAGCTGAATTTTTCTGCAAACAGAAAGGCAAAACCTTTGTCCATCCGTTTGATGATGAAAAAACGATCGAGGGGCAGGCAACTGTGGGTCTGGAGATTTTACAGCAATCCAGCGAGCCGATCGATTATGTTTTTGTGGCCGTTGGCGGCGGAGGATTGGCATCGGGACTTTGTGGTACGTTCCAAGCATTGTCGCCCAGCACCAAAATAATAGGAGTGGAGCCCGAAGGGGCACCGTCCATGCTCGAATCCATTGAAAAAGGGGAATTGGTGGAACTTGAAAACATCGATAAGTTCATCGATGGGGCGGCGGTCCAGAAAGTCGGTTCGCTGACATATCCTATTTGCAAAGAATATCTGCACAAAATGGTAACCGTTCCCGAAGGGAAAGTATGTCAGACTATATTAGATCTTTACAATAGGGATGCTATTGTTGTAGAACCTGCTGGGGCTTTGACCATTGCTGCATTGGACTATTTTAAGGAAGAAATAAGGGGCAAAAATGTGGTTTGTGTGGTGAGCGGAAGCAATAACGATATTACCCGTACTGCCGAAATTAAAGAAAGGGCTTTACTCTATGCCCAACTTAAGCATTATTTTATTGTGAGGTTCCCTCAGCGACCCGGTGCGCTAAAGGAATTTGTTGTCAATATTTTAGGTCCAGATGACGACATCACGCATTTTGAATACTCCAAAAAATCGAGCAGGGAAAATGCCCCAGCCATTGTTGGGGTGGAACTAAAATCACCAGATGATTTGGAGCCTTTGATTCAGCGGATGAAAAGCAACAATTTTTTTGGGGATTATCTTAACAATAAACCTGATCTGTTCCAATATTTGGTGTGA
- the ilvC gene encoding ketol-acid reductoisomerase, whose product MANYFNSLSLREQLTQLGKCRFMDSSEFADGVTALKGKKIVIVGCGAQGLNQGLNMRDSGLDISYALRPAAIKEQRQSYKNAVENNFVVGTYEELIPTADLVINLTPDKQHTNVVSTVMPLMKKGATLSYSHGFNIVEEGMQIREDLTVIMVAPKSPGSEVREEYKRGFGVPTLIAVHPENDPEGKGLEQAKAYAAGTGGDKAGVLESSFVAEVKSDLMGEQTILCGLLQTGSILSFNKMVEKGIDEAYASKLIQYGWETITEGLKQGGITNMMDRLSNPAKIKAFDLAEELKEIMRPLFQKHMDDIMSGHFSKTMMEDWANGDKNLLDWRAATGETAFEKTPAGDMDISEQEYYDNGVLMVAFVKSGVELAYETMTESGIIGESAYYESLHETPLIANTIARKKLFEMNRVISDTAEYGCYLFDHACKPLLTDFMKKVETDIIGKHFGEGKDNGVDNVRLIAVNKAIREHDVEVVGSRLRASMTAMKPIG is encoded by the coding sequence ATGGCAAATTACTTTAATTCACTATCACTTCGCGAACAATTGACCCAATTGGGAAAATGTAGATTTATGGATTCCAGCGAGTTCGCTGATGGTGTTACCGCACTAAAAGGAAAGAAAATTGTAATTGTTGGATGTGGCGCCCAGGGATTGAACCAAGGGTTGAACATGCGCGACTCTGGATTGGATATTTCGTATGCCCTACGTCCAGCGGCTATCAAAGAACAAAGACAATCCTATAAAAATGCCGTTGAGAACAATTTTGTGGTGGGAACTTATGAAGAGTTGATTCCAACAGCCGATTTGGTCATCAATCTTACTCCGGACAAGCAACACACTAATGTGGTGAGCACTGTTATGCCCTTAATGAAGAAAGGAGCGACCTTGTCCTATTCCCACGGTTTCAACATTGTGGAAGAAGGAATGCAAATTCGTGAGGACCTTACCGTGATCATGGTGGCGCCCAAAAGTCCAGGTTCCGAGGTTCGTGAAGAGTACAAAAGAGGTTTTGGTGTACCGACCCTGATCGCCGTTCATCCAGAAAACGATCCAGAAGGAAAAGGTTTGGAACAAGCCAAAGCCTATGCTGCAGGAACAGGTGGAGATAAAGCGGGAGTTCTTGAATCATCATTTGTGGCGGAAGTAAAGTCGGATTTGATGGGTGAGCAGACCATTCTTTGTGGTTTGTTGCAGACAGGATCTATCCTTTCTTTCAATAAAATGGTTGAAAAAGGTATCGATGAAGCCTATGCATCCAAATTGATTCAATACGGATGGGAAACCATTACAGAAGGATTGAAACAAGGAGGAATTACCAATATGATGGACCGTTTGTCCAATCCAGCTAAAATCAAAGCTTTTGATTTGGCAGAAGAGTTGAAAGAGATCATGCGTCCCTTGTTCCAAAAACATATGGATGACATTATGAGCGGACATTTTTCCAAAACCATGATGGAAGATTGGGCCAATGGAGACAAAAACCTATTGGATTGGAGGGCTGCCACTGGCGAGACCGCTTTTGAAAAAACACCGGCAGGCGATATGGACATCTCCGAGCAAGAATATTACGATAATGGGGTCTTGATGGTGGCTTTTGTAAAATCTGGTGTGGAATTGGCCTATGAGACCATGACCGAATCCGGAATTATTGGCGAGTCTGCTTATTACGAATCTTTGCACGAGACGCCATTGATTGCCAACACCATTGCAAGAAAGAAATTGTTCGAAATGAACCGTGTAATCTCCGATACGGCGGAGTACGGTTGTTATTTGTTCGATCATGCATGTAAGCCGCTTTTGACCGATTTTATGAAGAAAGTGGAGACTGATATCATTGGTAAGCATTTTGGTGAAGGCAAAGATAATGGTGTGGACAACGTAAGATTGATAGCCGTAAACAAAGCTATCCGTGAGCACGATGTGGAAGTGGTTGGCTCCAGATTGCGTGCATCGATGACGGCGATGAAGCCGATCGGATAA
- the ilvN gene encoding acetolactate synthase small subunit, producing MEKQWYTISVYSENHVGLLNRISGIFLKRHINIESLNVSKSEIEGVSKFTIVVFTTEDWTRKIVGQIEKQIEVIKAYYHTDDETIYQESALFKIASHLLFDERQIQNIIKESNAQIVTVNREFFALAKTGRRHEIDEMYDALEPYGIMQFVRSGRITVTKATMPITEMLQEFQEN from the coding sequence ATGGAAAAACAATGGTATACCATTTCGGTGTATTCCGAAAATCATGTGGGATTGCTCAATAGGATATCCGGGATATTCTTAAAGCGACATATTAATATAGAGAGCTTAAATGTTTCAAAATCAGAAATTGAAGGTGTTTCCAAATTCACGATTGTAGTTTTTACCACCGAGGATTGGACACGAAAGATTGTTGGTCAAATCGAGAAACAGATTGAGGTCATCAAGGCATACTATCATACCGACGATGAAACTATTTATCAAGAATCCGCCTTGTTTAAAATCGCTTCGCATTTGTTGTTCGATGAGCGTCAGATTCAGAATATTATCAAAGAGAGCAATGCGCAGATCGTAACGGTTAATCGTGAATTTTTTGCCTTGGCCAAAACAGGTCGTAGACACGAAATCGACGAAATGTACGATGCGCTGGAACCATACGGTATAATGCAGTTTGTTAGATCGGGCAGGATAACGGTGACCAAAGCAACCATGCCGATAACCGAAATGCTTCAGGAATTTCAAGAAAACTAA
- the ilvB gene encoding biosynthetic-type acetolactate synthase large subunit, whose amino-acid sequence METLKAQKKKNQNKETMRITGAEAIIHCLLAEGVDLIYGYPGGAIMPVYDELYKFQDKLTHILTRHEQGATHAAQGYARVTGKVGVAMATSGPGATNLVTGLADAQIDSTPMVCITGQVPRHLLGSDAFQETDIVGISTPVTKWNYQITKVEEIPEIIAKAFYIAKSGRPGPVLVDITKNAQFDELDFVYEKCTKVRSYKPVPKPEPNSLEKAAELINNAKKPFIVFGQGVILGEAEAQLKAFVEKTGIPAAWTILGLSAMDTEHPLNVGMVGMHGNYAPNILTNECDLLVAIGMRFDDRVTGNLDTYAKQAKIVHFEIDPAEVNKNVKVDVAVLGNAKETLENILPLLDNKEHADWKAEFDKLHKIEYDTLIKKDIHPTKEGLTMGEVIEQINVASAQKAVIVSDVGQHQMIACRYAKFKQSKSNITSGGLGTMGFGLPAAIGAKMGAMDREVVAIIGDGGYQMTIQELGVIFQHNVPVKIVVLNNDHLGMVRQWQELFFDKRYASTVMTNPDFVKIAEGYHIKSRRVTERGDLQDAVQEMMASRDPYFLEVKVEKEDNVFPMIPSGASVSDIRLK is encoded by the coding sequence ATGGAAACATTAAAAGCACAGAAAAAGAAGAATCAAAATAAGGAGACAATGCGGATTACGGGAGCAGAAGCCATTATCCATTGTTTGCTGGCGGAAGGTGTGGATTTGATCTATGGATACCCTGGAGGGGCCATTATGCCGGTTTACGACGAATTATATAAGTTCCAAGACAAACTCACCCATATTCTCACTCGTCACGAGCAAGGCGCTACACATGCGGCGCAAGGCTATGCCCGGGTAACCGGTAAGGTGGGGGTGGCCATGGCAACGTCGGGACCTGGTGCCACCAATTTGGTAACGGGTTTGGCAGATGCTCAGATAGATTCAACACCAATGGTCTGCATCACCGGACAAGTGCCGAGACACTTATTAGGTTCCGATGCTTTTCAAGAAACCGATATTGTTGGGATATCAACTCCTGTGACCAAATGGAACTATCAGATTACAAAAGTGGAAGAAATCCCAGAAATTATAGCCAAGGCATTTTACATTGCAAAATCCGGAAGGCCCGGACCTGTATTGGTCGATATCACTAAAAACGCACAGTTCGATGAGCTGGATTTTGTTTACGAAAAATGTACCAAAGTAAGAAGCTATAAACCTGTGCCCAAGCCAGAACCAAACAGTCTGGAGAAAGCAGCGGAATTGATCAACAATGCCAAAAAGCCGTTTATTGTATTTGGACAAGGTGTTATTTTAGGTGAGGCCGAAGCCCAACTAAAGGCTTTTGTGGAAAAAACAGGGATTCCTGCTGCATGGACCATATTGGGCCTATCCGCGATGGATACCGAGCATCCTTTAAACGTGGGTATGGTGGGTATGCACGGTAACTATGCGCCCAATATCCTTACCAACGAATGCGATTTGCTTGTAGCCATAGGAATGCGTTTTGATGATAGGGTAACCGGAAATCTGGATACCTACGCAAAACAAGCCAAAATTGTGCATTTTGAGATAGATCCGGCCGAAGTGAACAAAAATGTAAAGGTAGATGTTGCTGTTTTGGGCAATGCCAAAGAAACATTGGAAAATATTTTGCCCTTACTGGACAATAAAGAGCATGCTGACTGGAAAGCTGAATTTGATAAGCTTCATAAAATCGAATACGATACTTTGATCAAAAAGGATATTCATCCGACCAAAGAAGGTCTTACCATGGGCGAGGTTATTGAACAGATAAATGTGGCTTCCGCGCAAAAAGCGGTGATTGTTTCCGATGTAGGTCAGCACCAGATGATCGCTTGTCGCTATGCCAAGTTCAAACAATCCAAAAGCAATATTACTTCGGGAGGACTGGGAACCATGGGGTTTGGTCTTCCAGCGGCCATTGGAGCCAAAATGGGAGCCATGGACCGCGAAGTGGTCGCTATTATAGGCGATGGAGGGTACCAGATGACCATTCAAGAGCTCGGTGTTATTTTCCAACATAATGTACCGGTGAAAATCGTGGTATTGAATAATGATCACTTGGGGATGGTACGTCAGTGGCAAGAACTTTTCTTTGATAAGAGGTACGCCTCAACTGTGATGACAAATCCTGATTTTGTAAAGATTGCCGAAGGATATCATATCAAATCAAGAAGAGTGACCGAAAGGGGCGACCTTCAAGATGCAGTACAAGAAATGATGGCATCCAGGGACCCATACTTTTTGGAAGTGAAAGTGGAAAAAGAGGATAACGTATTTCCCATGATTCCATCAGGGGCGTCCGTTTCCGACATCAGATTAAAATAA
- the ilvD gene encoding dihydroxy-acid dehydratase has translation MELNKFSKKVTQDPTLPAAQAMLHAIGLTDNDLQKPLIGIASTGYEGNPCNMHLNDLALDVKKGVESSNLVGLVFNTIGVSDGISNGTPGMRYSLPSRDIIADSIETVIHAMSYDGLVTVVGCDKNMPGALMAQLRLNRPSILVYGGTIAPGCHNNKKLDIISAFEAYGQKVAGAIDEKEYKEVIHKACPGAGACGGMYTANTMASAIEAMGMSMPFNSSIPAVNDKKQADCEASGAALYHLLKEDIKPRDIVTKKSLENAFRLVTVLGGSTNAVLHFMAIAHAAEVDFTLEDITKISESTPLLADLKPSGKYLMEDLHKVGGVPAVLKYMLKEGMLHGDCITVTGKTLAENLLDAPDLAEGQDIIRKKEQPIKDTGHIRVLYGNLASEGAVAKITGKEGLEFTGTARVFDSEADVNEGIHNGKVQKGDVVVIRYEGPKGAPGMPEMLKPTSAIMGAGLGKDVALITDGRFSGGSHGFVVGHVSPEAQVGGGIALVKDGDEITIDAVKNTININISDEELEQRRKEWKQPELKVKSGSLYKYAKTVSSAAKGCVTDMF, from the coding sequence ATGGAATTGAACAAGTTTAGCAAAAAAGTAACCCAAGACCCAACGTTGCCAGCAGCACAGGCCATGTTACATGCCATAGGTTTAACGGATAATGATCTTCAAAAACCCTTAATCGGAATTGCCAGCACGGGATACGAGGGAAACCCTTGTAATATGCATCTTAACGATTTGGCCCTCGATGTAAAAAAGGGTGTCGAGTCCTCCAATTTAGTGGGACTTGTCTTCAATACGATCGGGGTGAGTGATGGAATATCCAATGGCACTCCCGGAATGCGTTACTCATTACCATCAAGAGATATTATTGCAGATTCCATTGAAACCGTGATCCATGCCATGAGCTACGATGGCCTGGTCACTGTGGTTGGTTGCGATAAAAACATGCCGGGCGCCCTAATGGCCCAATTACGATTGAATCGTCCATCCATTTTGGTATACGGGGGAACCATTGCACCAGGATGCCACAATAACAAAAAGCTAGATATTATTTCTGCATTCGAGGCTTACGGGCAAAAGGTCGCAGGCGCTATAGACGAAAAAGAATACAAAGAGGTCATCCATAAAGCATGTCCGGGTGCCGGAGCTTGTGGAGGAATGTACACCGCAAATACCATGGCGTCGGCTATTGAGGCTATGGGGATGTCCATGCCTTTTAATTCTTCCATTCCAGCGGTGAACGATAAAAAACAAGCAGATTGTGAAGCCTCTGGTGCTGCATTGTACCATTTGCTCAAGGAAGATATAAAACCAAGGGATATTGTGACCAAAAAATCTTTGGAAAACGCCTTTAGGTTGGTAACGGTACTTGGCGGGTCAACCAATGCCGTACTTCATTTTATGGCCATTGCACACGCTGCAGAAGTTGATTTTACCTTGGAAGACATTACAAAAATAAGTGAGTCAACCCCATTACTGGCCGATCTAAAACCTAGTGGAAAATACTTGATGGAAGACTTGCATAAGGTGGGAGGAGTTCCGGCGGTATTAAAATATATGTTGAAAGAAGGTATGCTTCATGGTGATTGTATTACGGTTACAGGGAAAACCTTGGCCGAAAATCTGTTGGATGCTCCAGATTTGGCCGAAGGACAGGATATCATTAGAAAAAAAGAACAGCCCATTAAGGATACGGGACATATACGAGTTTTGTACGGAAACTTGGCATCTGAAGGAGCGGTAGCCAAAATCACAGGCAAAGAGGGGCTGGAATTTACTGGAACCGCACGTGTTTTTGATAGTGAGGCTGATGTAAATGAAGGTATTCACAATGGAAAAGTTCAAAAAGGAGATGTAGTGGTTATTCGTTACGAGGGGCCAAAAGGAGCTCCCGGAATGCCAGAGATGCTGAAACCCACTTCCGCCATTATGGGCGCCGGCCTTGGAAAGGATGTGGCCTTGATCACCGATGGCAGGTTCTCCGGAGGCTCTCACGGATTTGTGGTAGGGCATGTTTCACCAGAAGCTCAAGTTGGTGGTGGAATTGCCTTGGTAAAAGACGGCGACGAAATTACCATTGATGCGGTTAAGAACACCATCAACATCAACATCTCCGATGAAGAGCTGGAGCAGCGAAGAAAAGAATGGAAACAACCCGAACTAAAAGTAAAGTCGGGCAGTTTGTACAAATATGCAAAAACGGTATCGTCTGCAGCTAAAGGCTGTGTTACCGATATGTTTTAA